One Capricornis sumatraensis isolate serow.1 chromosome 8, serow.2, whole genome shotgun sequence genomic region harbors:
- the RAI1 gene encoding retinoic acid-induced protein 1, with protein MQSFRERCGFHGKQQTYQQTSQETSRLENYRQPSQAGLSCDRQRLLTKDYYGPQPFPGYEGGAGTPATARAGKGLSSPQAPPGRPAFAGYTVQDGSPYPGRYSGEEGLQAWGGPQPPPPQPQPLPGGVGKYDENLMKKTVVPPSRQYPEQGAQLPFRTHALHVQQQLPQPPPSLAYPKLQRQKPQSDLASPLPFSQGGHFPQQSQSFPASSTYSSSGQAGGQGAHSYKSCTAPSAQPHDRPLTANASLAPGQRVPNLHAYQSSRLSYDPQKQQQQQQALQSRHHAQESLHYQNLAKYQHYGQQGPGYCQPDATVRTPEQYYQTFSPGSGHSPARSVGRSPSYSSTPSPLMPNLENFPYNQQPLGPGAFPAGLTDHSHFMPLLNPSPTDAASSVDTQAANCKALQKDKLPESLLSDLSLHSLTALTSQVENISNTVQQLLLSKAAGPQKKGLKSLVARTPEQHKSQHCSPEGSGYSAEPAGTPLSEPLSSTPQSTHAEPPEADYLSGSEDPLERSFLYCSQARGSPARVHGGSKAKPESVSTCSVTSPDDMSTKSDDSFQSLHGSLPLDSFSKLVAGERDCPRLLLSALAQEDLASEILGLQEAISEKADKAWAEAPGLAKDTGKPPFSLENHSACLDPVAKGAWPRPGEQESLPEALQLDKGSSAKDFNPGLFEDPSVGFTTPDPKKTAGPLSFSAKATLGAAASDPTVAFDCFPDTTSAGSGDGAHPFAWPEENLGDACPRWGLHPGELTKGLEQGGKATDSASQDGTREASACLGFQEEAPPGEKAAVPRDSQQEAAGGVKEEAGGLLQCPEVSKADRWLDDSRHCCSAADFGDLPLLPAPGRKEDLEAEEYSSLCELLGSPEQRPGLQDALSPKAPLLCGKEEVEEVLDPKAGWGSPCPLSGDSVILLGPTVGAESKVQSWFESSLSHMKPEEEGPEGVLAPGDSAAVTPEASLAPKPNKPAVPEAPIAKKEPVPRGKSLRSRRVHRGLPEAEDSPCRAPALPKDLLLPESCTGPPQGQMEGAGTPGRGISEGLPRMCTRSFTALSEPRTPGPPGLPTTPAPPDKLGGKQRAAFKSGKRVGKPSPKAASSPSNPAALPVASDSSPMGSKTKETDSLDAPGKDQRSMILRSRSRAQEAFHSKRRRPSESRLPNCRAAKKLLANNHLPATFKVAGSPQKEGRAGQRARVPKPGASGKLSDRPLHALKRKSAFMAPVPTKKRNLVLRSGALGGDVKEEGAEGSPTLFKRITSPKKAKPTKGNGEPTAKPPPLETPDTGLKLASRASFQGAMKTKVLPPRKGRGLKLEAIVQKITSPSLKKFACRAPGAPPGNPVSPSLPEKERGLKSAGGSLLGAEEGLLNVSPGQKFPAALGAEPLCRNPTNRSLKGKLVNSKKLSLTDSFKTEAFTSPEALLPGGTALAPKKRSRKGRAGTLGLPKGSLEKRPHLGPALLLTPRDRASGTQGASEDSSGIGGKKPKTEELGLAAQPPEGRPCQPQTRAQKQPGHANYSSYSKRKRLTRGRAKSTTSSPCKGRAKRRRQQQVLPLDPAEPEIRLKYISSCKRLRADSRSPAFSPFVRVEKRGAFTTVCTVVNSPGEEPQPQRKPSSSSSCSFLDAAGASLATLPGGIVPQPRPSLPLSSTMHLGPVVSKALSTSCLVCCLCQNPANFKDLGDLCGPYYPEHCLPKKKPKLKEKVRLEGTCEEASLPLERTLKGLECPAAASSAATTTTGKPPRPDGPADPAKQGSLRTSARGLSRRLQSCYCCDGRGDGSEEAAPADKSRKHECSKEPPAEPGGDTQEHWVHEACAVWTGGVYLVAGKLFGLQEAMKVALDMTCSSCQEAGATIGCCHKGCLHTYHYPCASDAGCIFIEENFSLKCPKHKRLPL; from the exons ATGCAGTCTTTTCGAGAAAGGTGTGGTTTCCATGGCAAACAGCAGACCTACCAGCAGACCTCACAGGAGACGTCGCGCCTGGAGAACTACAGGCAGCCAAGCCAGGCCGGGCTGAGCTGCGACCGGCAGCGTCTGCTGACCAAGGACTACTACGGCCCGCAGCCCTTCCCTGGTTACGAGGGCGGCGCGGGCACGCCCGCCACCGCGCGCGCCGGCAAAGGCCTGTCCTCGCCGCAGGCCCCACCGGGGAGGCCGGCCTTCGCGGGCTACACCGTCCAGGACGGCAGCCCATACCCAGGCCGCTACTCGGGCGAGGAGGGCCTGCAGGCCTGGGGGGGCCCCCAGCCACCCCCGCCTCAGCCGCAGCCCCTGCCAGGCGGGGTGGGCAAATATGACGAGAATCTGATGAAAAAGACGGTGGTGCCCCCCAGCCGGCAGTATCCAGAGCAGGGTGCCCAGCTGCCCTTCCGGACTCACGCCCTCCACGTCCAGCAGCAGCTGCCGCAGCCCCCACCATCCCTGGCATACCCCAAGCTCCAGAGGCAGAAACCCCAGAGTGACCTTGCCTCGCCCCTGCCCTTCTCCCAGGGCGGCCACTTCCCCCAGCAGTCCCagtccttccctgcctcctctacCTACTCCTCCAGTGGCCAGGCCGGCGGGCAGGGGGCCCACTCCTACAAGAGCTGCACGGCCCCCTCCGCCCAGCCCCACGACAGGCCGCTGACCGCCAATGCCAGCCTGGCCCCTGGCCAGCGGGTCCCGAACCTTCATGCCTACCAGTCCAGCCGCCTCAGCTATGAcccacagaagcagcagcagcagcagcaggccctcCAGAGCCGTCACCATGCCCAGGAAAGCCTGCACTACCAAAACCTTGCAAAGTACCAACACTATGGGCAGCAAGGCCCAGGCTACTGTCAGCCGGACGCGACTGTCAGGACCCCAGAGCAGTACTACCAGACCTTCAGCCCTGGCTCCGGCCACTCACCTGCCCGCTCTGTGGGCCGCTCACCCTCCTACAGCTCCACCCCATCACCACTGATGCCCAACCTGGAGAACTTTCCCTACAACCAGCAGCCACTCGGCCCTGGGGCCTTCCCCGCCGGCCTCACCGACCACAGCCACTTCATGCCCCTGCTCAACCCCTCCCCGACGGATGCTGCCAGCTCTGTGGACACCCAGGCCGCCAACTGCAAGGCCCTGCAGAAGGACAAGCTTCCCGAGAGCCTGCTGTCGGACCTCAGCCTGCATAGCCTCACGGCCCTGACCTCCCAGGTGGAGAACATCTCCAACACcgtgcagcagctgctgctgtctAAGGCGGCCGGGCCTCAGAAGAAGGGCCTCAAGAGCCTGGTGGCCCGGACACCGGAGCAGCACAAAAGCCAGCACTGCAGCCCTGAGGGCAGCGGCTACTCGGCCGAGCCAGCAGGCACACCGCTATCGGAGCCGCTGAGCAGCACACCGCAGTCCACGCATGCTGAGCCGCCCGAGGCCGACTACCTGAGCGGCTCTGAGGACCCACTGGAGCGCAGCTTCCTCTACTGCAGCCAGGCCCGCGGCAGCCCCGCCAGGGTCCACGGCGGCTCCAAGGCCAAGCCCGAGTCCGTGTCCACCTGCTCCGTGACCTCACCGGACGACATGTCCACCAAGTCTGACGACTCCTTCCAGAGCCTGCACGGCAGCCTGCCCCTCGACAGCTTCTCCAAGCTTGTGGCTGGCGAGCGAGACTGCCCGCGGCTGCTGCTCAGCGCCCTGGCACAGGAAGACTTGGCCTCCGAGATCCTGGGGCTGCAGGAAGCCATCAGCGAGAAGGCCGACAAGGCCTGGGCCGAGGCGCCGGGCCTGGCCAAAGACACCGGCAAGCCGCCCTTCTCTCTGGAGAACCACAGCGCCTGCCTGGACCCTGTGGCCAAGGGTGCATGGCCACGGCCAGGGGAGCAGGAGTCCCTGCCTGAGGCCCTGCAGCTGGACAAGGGCAGCAGCGCCAAGGACTTCAATCCGGGGCTATTTGAAGACCCCTCTGTGGGCTTCACCACCCCTGACCCCAAGAAGACAGCCGGTCCCCTCTCCTTCAGCGCCAAGGCCACCCTGGGGGCTGCGGCCTCAGACCCCACCGTGGCTTTTGACTGCTTCCCAGACACGACCTCTGCCGGCTCGGGGGATGGTGCCCACCCCTTTGCCTGGCCCGAGGAGAACCTGGGGGATGCCTGTCCTCGGTGGGGGCTGCACCCCGGCGAGCTCACCAAGGGTCTGGAGCAGGGCGGAAAGGCCACTGACAGTGCCAGCCAGGACGGCACCCGGGAGGCTTCGGCCTGcctgggcttccaggaggaggcaCCCCCCGGGGAGAAGGCTGCAGTGCCCCGGGACTCCCAGCAGGAGGCGGCAGGCGGGGTGAAGGAGGAGGCAGGCGGGCTGCTGCAGTGCCCTGAGGTGAGCAAGGCCGACCGCTGGCTGGACGACAGTCGGCACTGCTGCTCGGCCGCCGACTTTGGGGACCTCCCACTGCTGCCAGCGCCGGGCCGGAAGGAGGACCTGGAGGCCGAGGAGTACTCGTCCCTGTGCGAGCTCCTGGGGAGCCCTGAGCAGAGGCCGGGCCTGCAGGATGCACTGTCACCCAAGGCCCCGCTGCTGTGCGgcaaggaggaggtggaggaggtgctGGACCCCAAGGCCGGCTGGGGCTCCCCGTGTCCCCTCTCTGGGGACTCAGTCATCTTGCTGGGCCCCACCGTGGGTGCCGAGTCCAAGGTCCAGAGCTGGTTCGAGTCCTCCCTGTCCCATATGAAACCAGAGGAAGAGGGGCCCGAGGGGGTGCTGGCTCCAGGGGATTCCGCTGCTGTGACCCCGGAGGCCTCCTTGGCACCAAAGCCAAACAAGCCTGCTGTGCCCGAGGCCCCCATTGCCAAGAAAGAGCCCGTGCCTCGTGGCAAAAGCTTGAGGAGCCGGCGGGTGCACCGGGGGCTGCCTGAGGCCGAGGACTCCCCGTGCAGGGCACCGGCACTGCCCAAAGACCTGCTGCTCCCCGAATCATGCACGGGGCCCCCCCAGGGACAGATGGAGGGGGCAGGGACCCCAGGCCGGGGGATCTCAGAAGGACTTCCCAGGATGTGCACCCGCTCCTTCACGGCCTTGAGtgagccccgcacacccggaccCCCAGGCCTgcccaccacccctgcccccccagACAAGCTGGGGGGCAAGCAGCGAGCCGCCTTCAAGTCAGGCAAGCGGGTGGGGAAGCCCTCCCCAAAGGCAGCGTCCAGCCCCAGTAACCCGGCCGCCTTGCCCGTGGCCTCCGACAGCAGCCCCATGGGCTCCAAGACCAAGGAAACGGACTCGCTGGACGCACCAGGCAAAGACCAGCGGTCCATGATCCTCCGGTCCCGCAGCAGGGCCCAGGAAGCCTTCCACTCCAAGCGCAGGCGGCCCTCGGAGAGCCGACTGCCAAACTGCCGTGCTGCCAAGAAGCTCCTCGCCAACAACCACCTGCCCGCCACGTTCAAAGTCGCTGGCAGCCCCCagaaggaagggagggcaggCCAGCGGGCGAGGGTCCCCAAGCCTGGTGCCAGCGGCAAGCTCTCAGATCGACCCCTCCACGCCCTCAAAAGGAAGTCAGCCTTCATGGCTCCCGTCCCCACTAAGAAGCGCAACCTGGTCTTACGCAGTGGCGCCCTCGGGGGAGACGTGAAGGAGGAGGGGGCCGAGGGCTCCCCAACCCTCTTCAAGAGGATAACGTCTCCCAAGAAGGCGAAACCCACCAAGGGCAATGGTGAGCCCACGGCGAAGCCACCGCCCCTGGAGACCCCAGACACTGGCCTGAAGCTGGCCTCACGGGCGTCCTTCCAGGGGGCCATGAAGACCAAGGTGCTGCCACCCCGAAAAGGCCGAGGCTTGAAGCTAGAGGCCATCGTGCAGAAGATCACCTCGCCCAGCCTGAAGAAGTTCGCGTGCAGAGCACCAGGGGCCCCTCCAGGGAATCCTGTGAGCCCATCCCTCCCTGAGAAGGAACGTGGGCTCAAGAGTGCTGGGGGCAGCCTTCTAGGGGCAGAGGAAGGTCTCTTAAATGTGAGCCCCGGGCAGAAGTTCCCAGCAGCTCTGGGGGCTGAGCCATTGTGCAGAAATCCGACCAATAGATCCTTAAAAGGCAAACTCGTGAACAGTAAGAAACTGTCTTTGACCGATAGTTTCAAAACGGAGGCCTTCACATCCCCAGAGGCCCTGCTGCCCGGGGGCACTGCCCTGGCACCTAAGAAGAGAAGCCGGAAAGGCAGAGCTGGGACCCTTGGACTCCCcaaaggctccttggagaaaaggcCCCACCTCGGCCCAGCTCTGCTGCTAACTCCCCGAGACAGGGCCAGTGGCACGCAGGGGGCCAGTGAGGACAGCTCTGGCATAGGAGGCAAGAAGCCAAAGACGGAGGAGCTGGGCCTGGCTGCCCAGCCCCCAGAGGGCCGGCCCTGCCAGCCCCAGACGAGGGCACAGAAGCAGCCGGGCCATGCCAACTACAGCAGCTATTCCAAGCGGAAGCGCCTCACACGGGGCCGGGCCAAGAGCACCACCTCCTCACCCTGTAAGGGGCGTGCtaagcggcggcggcagcagcaggtgCTGCCCCTGGATCCCGCCGAGCCTGAAATCCGCCTCAAGTACATTTCCTCCTGCAAGCGGCTGCGGGCAGACAGCCGCAGCCCCGCCTTCTCGCCCTTCGTTCGGGTGGAGAAGCGGGGTGCGTTCACCACCGTGTGCACTGTTGTCAACTCCCCGGGAGAGGAGCCCCAGCCCCAGAGGAAGCCTTCCTCCTCCTCgtcctgctccttcttggacgCGGCTGGGGCCTCCCTAGCCACGCTCCCTGGAGGCATCGTCCCACAGCCTcggccctccctgcccctctcctccACCATGCACCTGGGGCCCGTGGTTTCCAAGGCCCTGAGTACCTCTTGCCTTGTTTGCTGCCTCTGCCAAAACCCGGCCAACTTCAAGGACCTCGGGGACCTCTGTGGGCCCTACTACCCTGAACACTGCCTCCCCAAAAAGAAGCCAAAACTCAAGGAGAAGGTGCGGCTGGAGGGTACCTGTGAGGAGGCCTCGCTGCCTCTCGAGAGGACACTCAAAGGCCTCGAGTGCCCAGCTGCCGCGTCTTctgctgccaccaccaccactgggaagccccccagGCCTGATGGCCCAGCTGATCCGGCCAAGCAGGGCTCTCTGCGCACCAGTGCCCGGGGCCTGTCCCGGCGGCTGCAGAGTTGCTACTGCTGTGACGGTCGGGGGGATGGCAGTGAGGAGGCAGCCCCAGCCGACAAGAGCCGCAAGCATGAGTGCAGCAAGGAGCCGCCGGCTGAGCCTGGTGGGGACACCCAGGAGCACTGGGTGCATGAGGCCTGTGCCGTGTGGACAGGCGGGGTCTACCTGGTGGCCGGGAAGCTCTTTGGGCTGCAGGAGGCCATGAAGGTGGCCCTGGACATG ACTTGTTCCAGCTGCCAAGAAGCGGGGGCCACCATAGGGTGCTGCCACAAAGGATGCCTCCACACCTACCATTACCCGTGTGCCAGCGACGCGG GTTGTATATTCATTGAAGAGAACTTTTCTTTGAAATGCCCCAAACATAAG AGGCTGCCGTTGTAA